Proteins encoded in a region of the Carassius auratus strain Wakin chromosome 21, ASM336829v1, whole genome shotgun sequence genome:
- the LOC113039164 gene encoding cytokine-like protein 1 encodes MQQCSSQTADSMLAPTLLVLLGLTVTGLRAQPYPIPPTCYSKVLAMGMEITQRAAQIKTDYDTHRCTAHLPNLYMDVHNACVMPTMISYLSLLDELRERRCSYTTKVKNLRDTIRQLYIFMSQKCHGDLVFTRDNCRALHHRRWRG; translated from the exons ATGCAGCAGTGCTCTTCACAGACAGCAGACAGCATGCTCGCTCCCACACTGCTTGTGCTGCTTGGGCTGACGGTGACGGGGCTCAGGGCTCAACCGTACCCCATCCCACCCACCTGTTACTCCAAAGTGCTGGCCATGGGGATGGAGATCACCCAGAGAGCGGCCCAGATCAAAACTGACTACGACACT CACAGATGCACAGCGCACCTGCCCAACCTCTACATGGACGTTCAC AACGCTTGTGTGATGCCCACTATGATCTCGTATCTGTCTCTGCTGGACGAACTGAGAGAACGGAGATGTTCATACACCACGAAAGTGAAGAATCTAAGGGATACGATCAGACAACTCTATATCTTCATGTCACAGAAATGTCACGGG GACTTGGTTTTTACTCGTGATAACTGTCGAGCATTGCACCACAGAAGATGGAGAGGCTGA